TTTAAACGATAATTTTTTAAAAAGACAGGAAAGATTAAAAGTAGAATTTGCAACAAAAGCTGGTAATTTTGAAAAAGAAGCACAAATGTTTCAGGAAAAGTTAAATCGTGGAGGATTTTTAACTCAACAACGAGCAGAAGAAGAACAACAACGTTTGTTAATGGAACAACAAAAGCTTCAAAATCTTGAATATGAATTATCTAATAAATTGGTTGAAGAACAACAAAAAATGAATTTACAGCTTTATGATAGTATTACTAACTTAGTTAAAGAATATAATAATAATTACGGATACGAATATATTCTTGGTGTTACTCAGGCAGGAGGACTTTTGTATGCTAATCAAAAATATAATATTACTGACACAATAGTTAATTTGCTGAACGAAAGGTATTTGAATCAAGAGGAAAAGTAAAAACTATTTATATTAATAGTTATGCACAAACTTGTAAAACTACTAAGAAAATGAAAAACTTGATTAAAAAATATGCCATTTTATTAATTATTGGGATAGTTTTATCACATCTAATAACTGCAATAATATTAACTATTTGGCCGAATTTATTAACTACGGAATATCCTGATGGACATACATTGAAATTAGGGAGTGATTATTTAACAGTAGCATTCGAATACTCAATAAACATTGTTTTTATAATTTTGATTGCAAAAGATATGAAAAGGGAAAATTTAAAATCAATTCCTATTTTAATATTGACTTTTTTTTATAGTTTATTAGGTGTAATTTTCTTTTTAGTAATTATAGCAACAAAAAAAATAAATTTAATTAAAACTAATTCATATGAATAATTTATTAAAAATATTGAATAAATATTTCATCTTATTGATAGTTACATCTTTATTTGGAATGCCTTGGATTTATGTTCGTCATTTAATATTTGACCTTAATAATCATGAAACATATAAGTTGATTGATG
This is a stretch of genomic DNA from Bacteroidales bacterium. It encodes these proteins:
- a CDS encoding OmpH family outer membrane protein; this translates as MKNISLIINAVLFVALGILYYLHFTSDTGTIKNEEPQHIFINENDTIPHSSRMAFVNLDSLLLNYRLSEDLNDNFLKRQERLKVEFATKAGNFEKEAQMFQEKLNRGGFLTQQRAEEEQQRLLMEQQKLQNLEYELSNKLVEEQQKMNLQLYDSITNLVKEYNNNYGYEYILGVTQAGGLLYANQKYNITDTIVNLLNERYLNQEEK